In Pseudobdellovibrionaceae bacterium, the following proteins share a genomic window:
- a CDS encoding Ig-like domain-containing protein, protein MERGTLSEFPKYRTQLSLAGLVAAGFFCVISLLLLSCSADNKISGSVKGKGNPYLAIETAANGSGQKITDIQINPNEIQTIWAVERNGVHAFERMADVAWVSSGGVGTLSISPDGHSATFTALTPGSGTIRAFNDDFETTINVYVSSYYPPGDATLALADPTTGSNLYARQSLINVTIGSDGDAEGWCLSLVQNTRPANGAACNGGTGPDQGWYGTRPTMFTFPAGDTTYTIYMWTRATAEKLASSNAVSQSITVDSQPPPAPTVSLQDPLTASTTQTYDPTIAISITNDMDAMKWCVQDWDASGSAPAAPLYNDACFVTSRPTNHTFAASGNRNISVYTLDVASNVSTTAGTHNITYTPNTPPVANDDSATTGSAVALNINVLANDTDPNGDNPLYTISKTNGTNGTVVIEADDSVTYTPGAGFYGTDTFTYTIDDGRGGTDTGTVTVTVISPYTWTGNTGDGLWSTTGNWCGTVTAGVCDHNGAPPGGSDVAVFNSFCVNCNANMNVPINVGGVDMEPSYAGTITQNAGQSVTIGSSGWVQEAGNFVGGDQNFLVPSGSITIYDGSFTAPSAILGVRNNFIIDESPGSPTFVHNSGTLQFLTGSVQSTLDSGSQALNHLVVTKTSGGFNLTVTGTSVVNGDLSMTMGTSKLAAGIISVSGNVDIVSHGGSSSMGTVNFVGSGAQSLTVGAGQYAPNLQINKPSGTLTFLSTIQIANNYTWLQGAVDPNGQTLLFSGAYQSNVTPGATVFPHVVLARTLSGYHVTLLSDMNVVDLDLDSAAGAGLRGAGKAKVTGNVDLTGGAFGGSDGTIEIVGSGPQTITGIAGARLPNLIINKPADTLFLSGEIYSQQSWTHVLGAVNAGTSLVRFVDGTHVTIDATGMEFNDVIFAKGSGGYNTTIVGAMTVAGNLDINMGTTSRLNSGEIRVKGNVSLTAHQATSNAAITLIGTAPQTISQTDDQQYWPTGMLTIDSSGGVTMMSNLYLGGAGHHFKMQSGNFALNNYDFLDIDTFYMEVGPTFDNTNGRLSYITCGGPAACPRNDTTLNPYTFVGGGGNDNFSNPLNWCGDLTTGNCTRNWPAPGPTSVVYIDSNCAACNITMDDNVNVKGIRVFSGYSGTITQAATKTITVGARDWQHAGGTFNGGDSLISMEKLTLNGGTFNSTTGTLQLGWNATSSSPNYTVLQITGGTFNHNSGHVNFAINGSSGLSPSFVVDVNSTLTLNTVTVDGAFANPSYPAHLDLASGDSITVLGTMVHNDGWLDGGTWDVDGQFQISNTSDGGTATILFNDPAFDQSYQCTGGTTANVQVALGGGVRLTPSGSTCKFRSLNIVSGEFVAPTGFLYLGYAHNATAEVPIMSMSPGALFNHNGGTVAFSGGATSATVYPSFLVDLDGLVVFNHVVFDGRFYSPSYERPFRIGTGDTLATEGTLLLNYGSTADGALEARRDVMITSTYDGGNSPLSFKGSIQQNLTITSGGVFPTGASVIDNLNGVRLNSNWTLGGAGQSLSIVNGDLDLQTYTLNVNGNLDVSAGADIVCSSGSYTAGSTSGAGFPVTCLNSF, encoded by the coding sequence ATGGAACGCGGAACGTTGTCGGAATTTCCCAAATATCGAACCCAACTCTCGTTGGCGGGCCTTGTGGCCGCGGGCTTCTTTTGCGTCATTAGTCTTCTGCTTCTCTCGTGTTCAGCTGACAACAAAATCTCTGGTTCAGTAAAAGGTAAGGGCAATCCTTACCTGGCGATTGAGACTGCAGCCAACGGATCAGGACAAAAAATCACTGACATTCAGATCAACCCCAATGAAATCCAAACCATTTGGGCGGTGGAGCGCAACGGGGTTCACGCCTTTGAACGCATGGCCGATGTGGCTTGGGTGTCATCTGGTGGAGTCGGGACACTCAGCATCTCCCCTGACGGTCACTCGGCGACCTTTACGGCACTGACTCCTGGATCGGGAACCATTAGAGCTTTTAATGATGACTTTGAAACCACCATTAATGTCTATGTGAGTAGCTACTACCCACCGGGAGATGCCACTCTGGCTCTAGCTGATCCCACCACGGGTTCAAATCTTTATGCCAGGCAAAGTCTTATCAATGTCACTATTGGCAGCGATGGAGATGCGGAGGGCTGGTGCTTGAGCTTGGTACAAAACACCCGTCCAGCCAACGGAGCTGCTTGTAACGGCGGAACCGGACCGGATCAAGGCTGGTATGGCACACGCCCGACCATGTTCACGTTTCCGGCGGGTGATACGACTTACACCATTTACATGTGGACTCGGGCCACAGCCGAAAAACTGGCATCTAGCAATGCGGTCAGCCAGTCCATCACTGTGGACAGCCAACCGCCACCGGCGCCAACGGTGAGTCTGCAGGACCCGCTAACGGCTTCGACCACCCAAACCTATGATCCGACAATTGCCATCAGCATCACCAATGATATGGATGCGATGAAGTGGTGTGTGCAGGACTGGGATGCCAGTGGCTCGGCACCAGCGGCCCCACTTTACAACGACGCCTGCTTTGTCACTTCAAGACCCACTAACCACACCTTTGCGGCCAGCGGAAATCGCAACATCAGTGTTTACACTTTGGACGTCGCCAGTAACGTGTCCACCACCGCCGGAACTCATAATATTACTTATACGCCCAACACTCCGCCGGTGGCCAACGATGACAGTGCGACCACTGGTTCAGCGGTCGCCCTTAACATCAATGTTCTGGCTAACGACACCGACCCCAATGGGGACAATCCACTTTACACGATAAGCAAAACCAACGGTACAAATGGGACGGTGGTGATCGAAGCCGATGATAGCGTCACCTACACTCCCGGTGCTGGCTTTTATGGCACTGATACCTTTACCTACACCATCGATGACGGTCGCGGGGGGACAGATACCGGCACCGTCACTGTGACAGTGATTTCTCCTTACACCTGGACAGGAAACACGGGTGACGGATTGTGGTCCACCACCGGCAACTGGTGTGGGACTGTCACAGCGGGTGTCTGTGATCACAACGGGGCTCCTCCTGGCGGATCGGACGTCGCGGTTTTCAACAGTTTTTGTGTCAACTGTAACGCCAATATGAACGTGCCGATTAACGTGGGTGGTGTGGACATGGAGCCCTCTTACGCGGGCACCATCACCCAGAACGCAGGACAGAGCGTGACCATTGGCTCCAGTGGTTGGGTGCAGGAGGCGGGGAACTTTGTCGGTGGCGACCAGAACTTCCTGGTACCCTCAGGCAGCATCACCATTTATGACGGCTCCTTTACGGCGCCCTCGGCCATTCTGGGAGTACGCAACAATTTTATCATCGACGAATCTCCCGGCTCACCCACCTTTGTGCACAACTCGGGCACATTACAGTTTCTCACCGGATCGGTTCAATCGACACTGGATTCTGGCAGCCAAGCTCTGAATCACTTGGTCGTGACCAAGACAAGCGGTGGATTCAATCTCACTGTGACCGGAACATCGGTCGTCAATGGTGATTTATCCATGACGATGGGAACCTCCAAGTTGGCTGCGGGTATCATCAGCGTCAGTGGCAATGTGGATATTGTTTCCCATGGCGGAAGTTCTTCCATGGGAACAGTCAATTTTGTGGGTAGTGGAGCCCAGTCCCTCACCGTAGGCGCCGGCCAATATGCCCCAAACCTGCAGATCAACAAACCTTCAGGCACCCTCACCTTCCTGAGTACTATCCAAATTGCCAACAACTATACCTGGCTTCAGGGGGCGGTGGACCCGAACGGGCAAACTCTGCTTTTTTCCGGAGCCTACCAATCCAATGTCACTCCCGGTGCCACGGTCTTTCCTCATGTTGTTTTGGCGAGAACTTTGAGTGGCTACCATGTGACTCTGCTCTCGGACATGAACGTTGTCGACTTGGACTTAGATAGCGCTGCGGGAGCCGGGCTTCGTGGAGCAGGCAAAGCAAAAGTCACAGGCAATGTCGATCTGACTGGCGGAGCTTTCGGTGGCTCGGACGGAACAATTGAAATCGTTGGTAGCGGACCGCAAACCATTACGGGAATCGCCGGCGCGCGGCTTCCAAATCTCATTATCAATAAGCCAGCTGACACTCTATTTTTATCTGGTGAGATTTACTCCCAGCAAAGCTGGACTCATGTTTTGGGTGCGGTAAATGCGGGCACCTCACTAGTTCGATTTGTTGACGGTACCCATGTCACCATTGACGCCACTGGCATGGAGTTCAATGATGTTATTTTTGCCAAAGGATCCGGCGGCTATAACACGACAATCGTAGGTGCGATGACCGTCGCTGGAAACCTGGACATCAATATGGGGACCACTTCAAGGCTAAACAGCGGAGAAATCAGAGTTAAGGGCAACGTATCCCTCACAGCCCACCAGGCGACAAGCAACGCCGCCATTACCCTGATCGGAACGGCCCCACAGACCATTTCACAGACGGACGACCAACAGTATTGGCCGACAGGTATGTTGACCATTGATTCGTCCGGCGGCGTCACCATGATGTCCAACCTCTATTTGGGCGGAGCCGGGCATCACTTCAAAATGCAGTCGGGAAATTTTGCCCTCAACAACTATGACTTTCTCGACATTGACACTTTCTATATGGAAGTGGGCCCCACTTTTGACAACACCAATGGACGTCTGAGTTACATCACTTGTGGCGGACCGGCGGCCTGCCCGCGCAATGACACGACTCTCAATCCTTACACCTTTGTTGGCGGCGGTGGAAATGACAACTTTTCTAATCCCCTCAATTGGTGCGGCGATTTGACCACTGGCAATTGCACCAGAAACTGGCCAGCCCCCGGGCCGACCAGTGTGGTCTATATCGATAGCAACTGTGCCGCCTGCAATATCACCATGGACGACAACGTTAACGTCAAAGGCATCCGGGTTTTTAGCGGCTACAGTGGCACCATCACCCAGGCGGCGACCAAGACAATCACCGTGGGTGCGAGAGACTGGCAGCACGCCGGTGGAACTTTTAATGGTGGGGACAGTTTGATTTCCATGGAAAAACTCACCCTCAACGGGGGCACCTTTAACTCCACCACCGGCACTTTGCAATTGGGCTGGAACGCCACTTCGTCGTCTCCCAATTACACCGTTCTGCAGATTACGGGCGGTACTTTTAACCACAATAGCGGTCACGTGAACTTTGCCATCAATGGCAGCTCAGGCCTCAGCCCCAGCTTTGTGGTGGACGTGAACTCGACGTTGACCTTGAATACCGTCACAGTCGACGGCGCCTTTGCCAACCCCAGTTATCCGGCCCACTTAGACCTTGCCAGCGGTGACTCCATCACAGTTTTGGGAACCATGGTCCACAACGATGGCTGGCTGGATGGCGGCACCTGGGATGTGGACGGTCAATTCCAGATCAGCAATACTTCAGATGGGGGCACGGCCACCATCTTGTTCAACGACCCCGCTTTCGACCAATCCTATCAGTGTACGGGAGGAACTACCGCCAATGTGCAAGTCGCCCTTGGTGGAGGGGTGCGCCTGACACCATCAGGGAGCACTTGCAAATTCCGCAGCCTGAACATTGTCTCGGGCGAATTTGTCGCGCCAACGGGCTTTTTGTACTTGGGTTATGCCCACAACGCCACGGCTGAGGTCCCCATCATGAGCATGAGTCCAGGAGCCCTCTTCAACCACAATGGCGGGACTGTTGCTTTTTCCGGTGGTGCCACGTCGGCAACCGTTTACCCCAGTTTTCTGGTGGATCTAGACGGATTGGTAGTTTTTAACCATGTTGTTTTTGATGGTCGATTTTACAGCCCCTCCTACGAAAGGCCCTTCCGCATTGGCACTGGTGACACCCTCGCCACCGAAGGCACCTTGCTGTTGAACTATGGCTCAACAGCTGACGGGGCCCTGGAGGCCAGAAGAGATGTCATGATTACCTCTACCTATGATGGTGGCAATTCGCCTCTATCGTTTAAGGGTTCTATTCAGCAGAATCTCACTATCACAAGTGGCGGCGTCTTCCCTACTGGGGCAAGCGTGATCGACAACTTGAATGGCGTGCGGTTGAACTCCAATTGGACTCTGGGTGGGGCCGGACAGAGCCTATCCATTGTGAACGGCGACTTGGATCTGCAAACTTACACCCTCAATGTCAATGGCAACTTAGACGTGAGTGCGGGGGCCGATATCGTTTGCTCCAGCGGCAGCTACACCGCCGGTTCCACTTCAGGCGCCGGCTTCCCCGTCACCTGCCTAAATTCTTTCTAA
- the ald gene encoding alanine dehydrogenase: protein MIIGVPKEIKISENRVGMTEAGVRQLVQEGHTVLVENNAGMGSQITNQEYEKAGAKIVDTIKDVYAGADMIVKVKEPLPDEYDLLKENQVLYTYLHLAAEPKLTKVLCERKVKAVAYETIQDEDGNLPLLTPMSEVAGRLATQIGAFYLQKDHGGKGILLGGVTGTYAGKVTIIGGGIVGTNAAKMAVGLGADVTILDVNAKRLEYLDDIFQGRVRTLYSNTQNIEREVHRCDLLIGGVLVAGSKAPKLVTKEMISTMSKGSVVVDVAVDQGGCIETCKPTSHTHPTYEIDGVLHYCVPNMPGVVARTSTFALTNATFRYASMLARMGVEEAIAKDPALYKGLNVYGGYVAYEPVARDLDMEYRPYQL from the coding sequence ATGATTATCGGTGTGCCCAAGGAAATAAAGATCAGTGAGAATCGGGTGGGAATGACGGAAGCTGGCGTGCGCCAACTGGTTCAAGAGGGCCACACAGTCCTGGTGGAAAACAACGCCGGAATGGGCAGCCAGATCACCAACCAGGAATACGAAAAAGCTGGAGCTAAGATCGTCGACACCATTAAGGATGTCTATGCCGGTGCGGACATGATCGTGAAGGTGAAAGAGCCCCTTCCAGATGAGTACGATCTACTCAAAGAAAACCAGGTTCTCTACACTTATCTGCATCTGGCGGCAGAGCCCAAGTTGACCAAGGTTTTGTGTGAACGCAAAGTGAAAGCAGTTGCCTATGAGACCATTCAGGATGAAGACGGCAACCTGCCTTTATTGACGCCAATGAGTGAAGTGGCCGGACGGCTGGCCACCCAAATCGGTGCTTTTTACCTACAAAAGGATCATGGCGGAAAAGGCATTCTACTTGGTGGTGTAACAGGAACCTACGCGGGCAAGGTTACCATCATTGGTGGTGGTATTGTGGGAACAAATGCGGCGAAAATGGCCGTCGGATTGGGTGCAGACGTCACTATCCTGGATGTCAATGCCAAGCGGTTGGAGTACCTGGATGATATCTTCCAGGGCCGTGTACGGACACTTTATTCCAACACCCAGAACATCGAGCGCGAAGTTCACCGTTGTGATCTCTTAATTGGTGGAGTTCTGGTCGCCGGAAGTAAAGCGCCCAAGCTGGTGACCAAAGAAATGATTTCTACCATGTCAAAAGGTAGTGTGGTTGTGGACGTGGCTGTCGATCAGGGCGGATGCATTGAGACCTGTAAGCCCACTTCCCACACACATCCCACCTATGAGATTGACGGTGTCCTTCACTACTGTGTGCCCAATATGCCCGGAGTGGTGGCTCGCACGTCGACTTTTGCACTGACCAATGCCACCTTCCGCTACGCTTCTATGCTGGCCCGTATGGGAGTGGAAGAGGCCATAGCCAAAGATCCTGCTTTGTACAAAGGCTTGAATGTGTATGGTGGTTACGTCGCCTATGAGCCGGTGGCACGCGACCTGGACATGGAGTATCGTCCTTACCAGTTGTAA
- a CDS encoding ComEC/Rec2 family competence protein, which translates to MATLVMVLPLLFLLILPLSLNLDLLTLLADWTESFPQFCVGRFHIGTYTPLYKALCCGASMPKNSPTFLLFRHLGLIHLLVVSGLHLLIVERALYYVLQRRTGSKRLSVLLLFSFVATCRFAPPVTRAFSQKLLGYWGSSWSTHWPSPLRVFLCGTLLLCLFPKWGNSLSLQLSWTAALILCLKAGPLQLGGLLYVALLPFLLPLGLPHPLSLLFSCWAAGLVLFPLMICAWLIWLLPELHRWVDPCTESLITVLEQLSQLIPPPLEVSHDLPHHWLWLYIFILNLGIYLWDVTKLRRQYW; encoded by the coding sequence ATGGCAACACTAGTGATGGTGCTTCCCTTGCTATTTCTTTTGATTTTGCCACTGAGCCTTAATCTTGATCTGCTCACTCTGTTAGCAGATTGGACCGAGAGTTTCCCCCAATTCTGTGTGGGTAGATTCCACATTGGCACCTACACCCCCCTCTATAAGGCCTTATGCTGTGGCGCTTCTATGCCTAAGAATTCACCAACATTCCTTCTCTTCCGCCACCTGGGGCTTATTCATCTGTTAGTTGTTTCAGGACTCCATCTGCTCATTGTTGAGCGTGCACTTTATTATGTTTTACAGAGAAGGACAGGATCGAAACGACTCTCGGTTTTACTGTTATTCTCTTTCGTGGCCACCTGCCGATTTGCTCCACCGGTCACCCGAGCCTTCAGTCAGAAGTTACTCGGATATTGGGGAAGTTCTTGGTCCACCCATTGGCCCTCACCACTGAGAGTTTTTTTATGCGGAACCCTCCTGCTGTGCCTGTTTCCCAAGTGGGGGAATAGTCTCTCCCTGCAACTCAGTTGGACGGCCGCCCTCATCTTGTGCCTAAAGGCAGGCCCTCTACAACTGGGTGGGCTCTTGTATGTGGCTCTACTTCCTTTCCTCCTTCCATTGGGTTTACCCCACCCCTTAAGCCTTTTGTTTTCGTGTTGGGCTGCCGGTTTGGTTTTATTTCCTCTCATGATTTGTGCCTGGTTGATTTGGCTCCTTCCCGAATTGCATCGATGGGTGGATCCGTGCACGGAGTCGCTAATTACTGTTCTTGAACAACTGAGCCAACTTATCCCTCCTCCTCTTGAGGTTTCACACGACCTTCCTCACCATTGGCTTTGGCTTTACATCTTCATTTTGAACCTAGGAATATACCTATGGGACGTGACAAAACTCAGACGGCAGTACTGGTGA
- a CDS encoding tetratricopeptide repeat protein, which yields MSSVRLSILFAGCFVLLGVNEARAAKPKSAPVNQMTHQQQQQQTEDLKNQALVLKELAKGQHKGQIKNPVRPTQVLNNQVLFDHKKNRMSKEFAKLTEKQLYSKAIDSFRGRDAASLRAASSLLKTKYPKSAHVDNALYLDALLLMQNEAYNPAIRRLEEVIKQHPKGNKRVAALFAKGVIYKRLNLIEQSRLVLAQVIKEYPGSPESQRAAYELRLLGKNNN from the coding sequence ATGTCTTCAGTTAGGCTATCCATATTATTTGCTGGTTGTTTTGTCCTGCTTGGGGTGAACGAGGCCCGTGCGGCCAAGCCCAAGTCTGCCCCAGTGAATCAAATGACTCATCAACAACAGCAGCAGCAAACTGAGGATCTGAAAAATCAAGCTCTGGTGTTGAAGGAGCTCGCTAAAGGACAGCACAAAGGGCAAATCAAAAATCCTGTTCGACCGACCCAGGTGTTGAACAATCAGGTTCTCTTCGATCATAAGAAAAATCGCATGTCTAAGGAGTTTGCCAAGCTGACGGAAAAGCAGCTTTACAGCAAGGCGATTGATTCTTTTCGCGGTCGGGATGCTGCATCCCTGCGTGCAGCAAGTTCGCTTTTGAAGACAAAATATCCAAAGTCGGCCCACGTCGACAACGCTCTTTATCTGGACGCTCTCTTACTCATGCAAAATGAAGCTTACAATCCGGCGATTCGTCGGCTGGAAGAAGTGATTAAACAACATCCGAAAGGGAATAAGCGAGTCGCAGCGCTTTTTGCCAAGGGTGTGATTTACAAGAGATTGAATTTGATTGAGCAGAGTCGCTTGGTATTGGCACAGGTGATCAAAGAATACCCTGGGAGCCCGGAATCCCAGCGCGCTGCTTATGAATTGAGGCTTTTAGGTAAGAACAACAACTGA
- a CDS encoding UDP-3-O-acyl-N-acetylglucosamine deacetylase — protein MFLQRTIRKKVEVKGIGLHTGEPTILTFCPAPEGTGIYFVRNDLPGCPAISTRAEFVQATNMATTLGGSAFSVSTVEHCLSALAAFRIDNLFIELDGPEIPIGDGSAKIFLDALLEAGVVEQGEPRKYAYISQPIYYGTEDKHAYVVPYNGLRVTCTIEFPHPKIGRQTMDLDINEHSFAREVARARTFGFLRDVEAMRARGLARGGSLDNAIVLDHTDILNPEGLRFPNEFVRHKVLDALGDLVTLGMPLMGHLVLYKAGHDVMNRLVRTILESPESYRHIELGADLPEDSMTGRHLWAFS, from the coding sequence ATGTTTTTGCAGAGAACCATTCGTAAAAAGGTTGAAGTCAAAGGGATCGGTCTCCACACCGGAGAGCCGACCATTCTCACATTTTGTCCGGCCCCCGAAGGCACTGGCATTTACTTTGTGCGCAACGACCTCCCCGGCTGTCCGGCTATTTCCACCCGCGCCGAATTTGTCCAAGCCACTAACATGGCCACCACTTTAGGTGGATCGGCCTTTTCTGTTTCCACCGTTGAACACTGTCTTTCGGCGTTAGCCGCCTTTCGCATCGATAATCTGTTTATTGAACTCGATGGGCCCGAGATCCCCATTGGTGATGGTAGTGCCAAGATCTTTCTTGATGCTCTCCTTGAAGCCGGGGTCGTTGAACAGGGTGAGCCTCGCAAATACGCCTACATCAGTCAGCCCATCTACTACGGAACCGAAGACAAACATGCCTATGTCGTTCCCTATAATGGGCTTCGCGTAACCTGCACCATTGAATTCCCTCATCCCAAAATTGGCCGACAAACGATGGACCTGGACATCAACGAGCACTCCTTTGCCCGCGAAGTGGCTCGGGCCCGTACCTTTGGTTTTTTGAGGGACGTAGAAGCTATGAGAGCCAGGGGCCTCGCCCGCGGCGGTAGTTTGGATAACGCTATTGTCTTGGATCACACCGATATCCTCAATCCCGAAGGCCTGCGCTTCCCCAATGAATTTGTGCGTCACAAAGTCCTCGATGCACTGGGAGATCTGGTGACTTTGGGGATGCCCCTTATGGGTCACCTAGTTCTGTACAAGGCAGGTCATGACGTCATGAATCGGTTGGTGCGGACGATTTTGGAGTCGCCGGAGAGTTATCGGCATATTGAGTTGGGGGCGGATTTGCCGGAAGATAGTATGACCGGCCGCCACCTCTGGGCCTTCAGTTAA
- a CDS encoding hydrolase: MGRDKTQTAVLVILVLLTPHRLNPNHKNRWILWNVGQGQWFTYSTPTVCHHLDMGGEFVSWQKVRMECGGKSNQLHISHWDWDHLSFLRKATALLPHLCLIQPPQGPRPVSLTKLTSVNSIPPCAVNSATKVWRELKWTIRTGTRASANDYSRVMISRHQVLLPGDSTTPQERRWARRLSGRESRNIKLLVLGHHGSKTSTSDELLDRIPFLQSAWVSARKRRYGHPHSTVVKRLRDRKIPLLRTEDWGNLILVDGNPVSVQSGSR, translated from the coding sequence ATGGGACGTGACAAAACTCAGACGGCAGTACTGGTGATTCTTGTCCTGCTGACACCCCATCGCCTCAACCCTAACCACAAAAACCGTTGGATCCTGTGGAATGTGGGTCAGGGTCAGTGGTTCACCTACTCCACTCCAACCGTTTGCCATCACCTTGATATGGGCGGTGAGTTTGTTTCTTGGCAAAAAGTCCGCATGGAGTGCGGAGGCAAATCCAATCAGCTTCACATTTCCCATTGGGACTGGGATCACCTGTCTTTTTTGCGAAAAGCCACGGCGTTGTTACCTCACCTATGCCTCATCCAACCACCCCAAGGACCGAGGCCAGTGAGCCTCACTAAACTCACCTCGGTCAATAGCATCCCTCCCTGCGCCGTGAACTCAGCTACAAAAGTATGGCGGGAACTCAAATGGACAATTCGCACGGGAACCAGAGCCAGTGCTAATGACTACAGTCGAGTGATGATTTCCCGCCATCAGGTTTTGCTCCCGGGAGATTCGACCACACCCCAAGAGAGGCGATGGGCCCGACGCCTATCAGGTCGCGAAAGTCGCAACATCAAGCTTCTCGTCCTTGGCCACCATGGCAGTAAGACCAGTACTTCAGATGAACTTCTCGACCGGATTCCGTTCCTACAATCGGCCTGGGTCAGCGCGCGAAAACGCCGCTACGGCCATCCTCACTCGACGGTTGTGAAGCGATTGAGAGATCGCAAAATCCCTTTATTGAGGACAGAAGATTGGGGAAACCTGATTCTCGTGGACGGGAACCCGGTCTCAGTTCAATCCGGGTCCCGCTGA